A part of Salvelinus alpinus chromosome 5, SLU_Salpinus.1, whole genome shotgun sequence genomic DNA contains:
- the LOC139575239 gene encoding protein FAM163B-like has translation MSAGTVVICGGILATVILLTIVAVLCYCRLQYYCCKREEPEMEEEEQPDLAIMSSLPTPVHTADDQDMMATPPSEPNGPTFVYTPPLIRKPMTRSHRFCPSCTRYSLPFYLQHSSERLHNGDGRISYRTVQQQELDLPMDLASFNHKLNLIRSVTMREVVTHSHGVSTDV, from the exons ATGTCAGCCGGGACAGTGGTTATCTGTGGTGGAATTCTAGCTACAGTCATCTTACTGACTATCGTTGCAGTACTGTGCTACTGTAGGTTGCAG TATTATTGCTGTAAGAGGGAGGAgccagagatggaggaggaggagcaaccGGACCTCGCCATCatgtcctctctccccacaccagtGCACACGGCTGATGACCAGGACATGATGGCCACGCCCCCCTCTGAGCCCAACGGGCCCACCTTTGTCTACACTCCTCCCCTGATCCGCAAACCAATGACACGCTCCCATAGGTTTTGCCCATCCTGCACTCGCTATTCCCTGCCCTTCTACCTGCAGCACTCCTCTGAGAGACTGCATAACGGTGACGGCCGCATCAGCTACAGGACTGTGCAGCAGCAGGAGCTGGACCTGCCAATGGACCTGGCCAGCTTCAACCACAAGCTCAACCTCATCCGCTCTGTCACCATGAGGGAGGTGGTCACCCACAGCCACGGTGTCAGCACCGATGTGTAG